The following nucleotide sequence is from Rubrobacter radiotolerans DSM 5868.
GTGAACTTCGGGACGTTCGCGTTCGCTACGGCCATAACGAGCTTGGCGCCGTCCTTTGCGATGCCGCCCGCCTCGTACTCCCGCCCGACCATGAAGCCCGTTATGTTCTGCAAAAAGACGAGCGGGATGCCCCGACCGGAGCACAGCTCGATAAAGTGCGCGCCCTTCTGCGCGCTCTCGGAGAAGAGGATGCCGTTGTTTGCGATCACGCCGACCGGATGCCCGAAGACCCTCGCGAACCCGCACACGAGCGTCTCCCCGAAACGAGCCTTGAACTCGTCGAGGCGGCTGCCGTCCACGACGCGGGCGATCACCTCCCGGACGTCGTAGCCCGTGCGGTAGTCGTGCGGGACGACGCCGTGAAGCTCCGCCGGGTCGTACAGCGGCTCCTCCGGGTCACGGACCTCCCACGGGACTTGCTTCGGACGGTTCAGGTTCGAGACGATCTGCCGGACGAGCGCGAGGGCGTGCTCGTCGTCTTCGGCGAGGTGGTCCGCCACGCCCGAGAGCCGGGTGTGGACGTCCGCGCCGCCGAGGTCTTCGGCCGAGACGACCTCGCCCGTTGCGGCCTTGACGAGCGGCGGTCCGCCGAGAAAGATCGTCCCCTGCTCCCGAACGATCACGACCTCGTCGCTCATCGCCGGGACGTAGGCCCCGCCGGCCGTGCAGCTTCCCATCACGGCGGCGACCTGCGGGATGCCCTTCGCCGACATCCTCGCCTGGTTGTAGAAGATCCTCCCGAAGTGATCCCGGTCGGGGAAGACCTCGTCCTGAAGCGGCAAAAACGCCCCGCCCGAGTCCACCAGGTACACGCAGGGCAGCGCGTTCTGCTCGGCGACCTCCTGCGCCCGGAGGTGCTTTTTGACGGTCATCGGGTAGTAGGTCCCGCCCTTCACCGTCGCGTCGTTCGCAACGACCACGACCTCCCTACCCGCGACGCGCCCGACGCCCGTGACGATGCCCGCAGAGGCGACCCGTCCGTCGTACAGCCCGTGCGCCGCGAGCGGCGAGAGCTCCAGAAACGCCGTGCCCGGATCCAGCAGGCGCTCTATCCGGTCGCGAACGAGGAGCTTGCCGCGTCCCTCGTGGCGCGCCCGGGCCTTCTCCCCGCCCCCCAGGCGCGCCGTCCGGATCGCCTCTGCGAGTTGCTCGACGAGGGCGCGGTTCGCGGCGGCGTTCTCCCTGAAGGACTCGCCGCCGGGATCGACGTGGCTGCTGAGTGTGGTCATATGGCTCTCTGTCTTCTCGCTCCGTTCCCCTTGCGCTTCCGGCCGAACCGACCGGGTCCGCCAATGAGGATACAGAGAGGAGCGGGCCGCCGCTATCCGGTCCGCTTTGCCCCGGCCAGATCCGGCAGAAAAAAGGCTTCCCGGAAGGTCCGTATCCGCTAAACTACCCCTCATGCCGTGGACGACGGAGACCGAGATCAACACGACCGTAAAGGTCGCGGAGCCTCCGCGCGCCCGCTCGTCCAAAAGCAGCGGCTCATATGCAAATCAGGCGACGCGCCGCCGGGGCGAGGTCCGGCACAGGACGCGCTACGGGACTCGCGGCAGGGCGCTGCGCGAGAACCCGCGCCGCCGCAGGCTCCGGGTCAGCCGCGAGCCCGTCTACCAGAGACGCCGCCGGGCGGCGCTCCTCGCCGCGCTTGCAGGGCTCGCGCTCGTGCTGATGCTCCTCGCGGTCGGACTGCCGGGGACCGGGGGAGGTTCCGGCGCGGCCCCGGTCTCGAAGGTCGAGCCGCCGCTCCTCTCGACGGCCCCGGTCGTGCCCGGCGGCGAGCAGGTGAGCATCGAGCCGCCCGAGGACAAGACGCTCTACTTAACGGTCCCGAAGCTCGGGCTCTACGGCCACACGGTAAGGAACGACGGCTCCGCCGAGGCGCTCGACGCCGGGGCGATCAAGATCCCCGAGACCGGCTTTCCCTGGCAACAGAACGCCAACACCTACATCTCCGGCCACCGGGTCGGTTACGCCGGGACGGAGAGCTACTACCAGTTTCTCGACCTCCCGAAGCTCAAGAACGGCGACGAGGTGATCCTTGAGGACGCGGCCGGGAACCGCTACACCTACCGGGTATTCAAGGTCTTCGCCGTCGAGCCGACCGACGTGTGGGTTACAGAGCCACTTGCAGGCCGGGACGTCGTTACCCTGCAGACCTGCACCGAGACCGTCAATGACTGGGAGACGATCGGCCCCGAACTCCTCGAATCTAGCCCCGACACCGGGCGCCTGATCGTCCGCGCCGAACGGGTCTAGCCCCGGTCCGAAGCCTCGCCGCCGGAGCGGGTGCGCCTCATGTCCCCCGGACGTCCTGCTCCCGAAATACAGGGCGCAGGTCCTCCAGTCCCTCGTAGAGCCACCAGAGATAGTTCTGCGTGCCGCCCTCGCGCAGGGGATGGAGGTCTCCGTTCTCCGGGTCTGCAAGAAAGGCGTCGAAGGCCGCACGGTCGGGCCACTCGACGAGGACCATGACCCGGCGCGGCTCGACGCCGCCGGGCTCCGCGTCACCGGCGAGCTTCCCGAGGGCTACGACCCTACCGCCGTGCTTTTCGACGGCCGCGACGGAGCGCCTTGAGTACTGCCGGTAGAGGTCGTTCGGCGCGAGGTCGAAGAGGTTCAGGGCGTAGAAGGACATGCGCTACCTCCGGGGGTAGGGGTTCCTTTCGTTTCCGGGGTTTAGCTTACCCCGGCCGGAGGTCCGGGGCTCCGGCGCTTCGGAGGCGGGTAGTCGTTACATCCGGCTCGCGCTACGGGGCGTGCTCGTCCGGAGAGAGCCCGGCGAGGGTCCGGGCGAGGCTGTAGACCTGCGGGTCGAGCGGGCGAGGTCCGCCGGCGACCTCCGAGAGCGGGACGCGCGCCACGTTCCGGCCGGCCGTCCCGACCATCACGCCCGAGTCCCCGTCGGCGAGCGCCTCGACCGCGGCCGCCCCCAGACGCCCGGAGAGGATGCGGTCGTAGGCGAGCGGGTTCCCGCCGCGCTGGACGTGTCCGAGAACGGTCAGGCGGGACTCGAAGGCTCCGGGGGTGCGGTTTATGTACTCGTGCAGCTCCTCGGCCGAGACGCTCGCCCCCTCGGCTACAACGACGATAAAGTGCGGTTTGCCCTTTGCGTAGGAACGGACAAGCGACTCGACGATACCCTGCGGGTCGGGGGTGAACTCCGGGACGAGCACGGCCTCGGCTCCCCCGGCGATCGCACCCATGAGCGCGAGGTAGCCGCAGTGGCGGCCCATCACCTCGACGACGTGCGCCCGCTGGTGGGAGCTTGCGGTGTCCTTTATCCGGTCTATCGCCTCAAGCGCGGTGTTGAGCGCGGTGTCCACGCCGATCGCCATATCGGTTGCGGGCACGTCGTTGTCTATCGTGCCGGGGATTCCGGCGGTCCGGAGGCCGAGCTCCGAGAGCCTGAGCGCCCCGGTAAGGCTGCCCTCGCCCCCGATCACGACGAGCCCCTCGACCCCGGCGGCGGAGAGGTTCCCGAGCGCCCGGCGCTGTCCTTCGGGCTTCGTGAACTCCGGGGAGCGGGCCGTCCCGAGGACCGTGCCGCCCCGGTGCAGGATGCCGCCGACGGCGCGGTCTCTGAGCGGGACAAGGTCGTTCTCAAGGAGCCCCTGATAACCGTTTCTGACGCCGAGCACCTCCCAGCCCCGGGCGAAGGCGGTGCGGGCTACGGCCCGGATCGCGCCGTTCATCCCCGGAGCGTCACCGCCGCTTGTAAGGACGGCGAGGCGCACTAGCGGGCCGCCGGGAGATCGCGGCGCTCCTGCCGGACCGACCGGTTCTTCTCCCGGCGCCTGCGGAGCCATTTCTCCAGGCTGACGAACGGGAAGACGATCAGGCCGACGAGCGCGGCGAGCAGCCACTCGGTCAGGCCGAGCGGGGCCGTGTGGAAGAGCGTGTTCATGAACGGCAGGTAGACAAAGCCGAGTTGCAGGAGGAGCAGGGCTCCGATCCCGACAAAGACCCACTTGTTTGTAAACAGACCGACCTCGAAGACCGAGCCGCGCAGGGACCGGCACTCGATAAGGTAGAAGATCTGGTAGAAGATGATCGCCGTTACGGCCATTGTCTGCGCGCCTTCGAGTCCGCCGCCCTGTACGCCGTACTCGAAGAGGAAGAGCCCGACGCCGCCGACCGCCATGAGCACACCGACCATCAGGGTCCTGAGAAAGATCATCCAGTCCAGGATCGAAGCGTTCGGGTCGCGCGGGGGACGCTCCATCGTCCCGGGCTCCAGTACCTCGAAGGCGAGCGGGAGCGCGAGCGCGACGGCAACGACGAGGTTGACCCACAGGACCTGCGTCGGCTGCATCGGGAGCAGCGCCTCGCCTCCGACGACGGGGAAGAACATCACCCCGATAAGGATGATGAGCGCCTGCCCGACGTTCGTCGGGAGCAGGAACGCGAGCGCCTTGCGGAGGTTGTCGTAGACGCGGCGGCCCTCCTCGACCGCGGCCTGAATGGAGGAGAAGTTATCGTCGGTAAGCACGACGTCTGCGGCCTCCTTCGAGACGTCGGTGCCGGTGATGCCCATCGCCACACCGATGTCGGCCTGCTTGAGGGCCGGCGCGTCGTTCACGCCATCGCCCGTCATCGCCGCGACCTCGCCGCGAGCCTGGAGGGTCTTTAGAAGGCGGAGCTTGTGCTCCGGGGCGACGCGCGCGAAGACGTTCGTGGTGGCCACGGCCTCGCCGAGCTCCTCGTCGGAGAGGCGGGAGATCTCCCGCCCGGTGAGCGCCGCGCCGTTTCGCTCGTCCACGAGACCGAGCTGGCGGCCGATGGCGGCGGCGGTTGCTTTGTGGTCGCCCGTGATCATCTTCACCGAGATCCCGGCCCGGTGACAGGCTGCGACCGCCTCGATCGCCTCGTCCCTTGGGGGGTCGATCATGCCCGCGAGCCCGAGAAGCTCGAAGCCGCCGCCCACGTCGTCCTCCTCCAGCCGCTCGGTGTCGCCGCTCTCGAAGCGGCGGGCGAAGGCGAGCACGCGCTGCCCCTCGTCGGCGAAGCTCTCCATCCTGGCGAGCACGGCGTCGCGGTCTAGCTCGCCTCCCCCGGCGAGCCTGTCGCACCGCTCCAGAACGACCTCCGGCGCTCCCTTCAGGTAGATGACCCGTCCGTCTCCGTCGGCCGCGTCGTTCAGAGTCGCCATGTACTGCCGCTCGGACTCGAAGGGGATGGAGTCCCGGCGCGGGTGCTCGGCGTTCGCCTCCTTCAGCGTGAGGCCGAGCTTTCGCGCCGCAACGAGAAGGGCGCCCTCGGTCGGATCGCCGGTGACGCGCCACTCGCCGTCCTCCTCCTTCAGACCCGAGTCGTTGCAGAGCACGCCCGCAAGGAGCAGCTCGCGGAGGTCCTCCGGAGCTTCCTCGACCGTCTCGTCCGAGCGGGAGAACTCGCCCTCGGGCCGGTAGCCGGTACCGCTAACCTCGTATCTGCTCCCCGCGCTCGTCCAGAGCTGGCGGACGGTCATCTCGTTGCGGGTGAGGGTTCCGGTCTTGTCCGAGCAGACGACCGTCGAGCTGCCGAGCGTCTCGGCGGCGGGGAGGTGGCGGATCACGGCCTGACGGCTCGCCATGTGCCGGACGCCGATGGCGAGCGTGATCGTGATAACCGCCGGCAGCCCCTCGGGGATGGCGGCGACGGCGAGGGCGATCGCCGCAAGCACCGCGTCCACGAGCGGGAAGCCCCGGACGAGTCCGATGGCGAGCAGCACGACCGCGACCGCGAGGATCGCGGCGGCGATCCACTTCCCGACCCAGGAGATCTGCTTCGTGAGCGGCGTCTCCACGCCCTCGGCCTCATCGAGCATCGTTGAGACGCGCCCGAGCTCTGTTTTGCGACCCGTTGCGGTTACAACAACGGTGCCGTTCCCGCCGGTCACGTAGGAGCCGTTGTGTACCATGCTCGCCCGGTCGGCGACTTCGGAGCCCTCTTCCACCGGGTCGGGGGACTTCTCGACGGGCAGCGACTCCCCGGTGAGCGCGGCTTCATCGGTCTGAAGCCCGCGCGCCGCGACGACGCGTCCGTCGGCCGGGACCCGGTCGCCGGACTGCAAGAGGAGCACGTCGCCCGGCACGACGTCGGAGGCCGGGACGGTCTGGCGCTCGCCGTCGCGCAGGACGACCGTCTCGGTCGGCACGAAGCTCGCGAGGGCTTCGATCTCCTTCCCCGCCTTGTACTCCTGGATAAAGCCTATAAGCGTGTTCGCGATAACGACCGCGTAGACGACGAGCGCGTCGATTGTCTCGCCAAGAAGGATCGCGAACAGACCCGCGACGATAAGGACCCAGATCAGGGGGTCGTTTATCTGCCGCCAGAGGATCTTCGGGATGCTCTCTCCGCCCGAGCTTTCGAGCACGTTCGGTCCGTGCTCCTCAAGCCTCTTCTTTGCCTCTTCCGGGCTGAGCCCTTCGTCGATCGAAACCTCGACCTGCTCCAGGACCGCCTCGACTTCGAGTGCCGCGGGGTGTGCTTTTTCCCTTCTGGAGACCGCATCCGACATATACCTGAACCTACCTCCGGCGACGGAACAACACTGTTGAACCTTTACCATACCGCCGGTTTTTCAATCCTGCGGGTCGAGGTCTCACACTCAGGCGAGGTGCGCGCAAGTCTGGCCGCTCGCCGTGCTCTGGCCTCCGGTGGAGGTCCGGTCTTCCCTGTGCGGCCGGTCTACCGGCTCATTGCGCGGTCATCCGGGCCTTTACCTCTTCGCCGGACTCCTCCCGCAGGAGGCTTCGGGCGATGATCTGGCGGTTTATCTCGCTCGTTCCCTCGCCGATCTCGTTTATCTTTACCTGCCGCCAGTACCGCGCGACGTTGCTTGTCTCCATGAAGCCCTCGCCGCCCCAGATCTGCACGGCCTGGTCCGCGGCGCGCTTGGCCGTCTCCGAGGCAAAGACCTTCGCCATGCTGGCCTCCCTGCCGAACGGTCGGCCTTTGTCCTTAAGCCACGCCGCCTTGAGGACCATGCCCCGCGCCAGCTCTATCTCCATCGCCATGTCCGCGAGCTTGAACTGGATGCCCTGAAACTCCGAGATCGCCCGCCCGAACTGCCGGCGCTCCTTCGCCCGGGAAAGAGCCTCCTCAAAGCACGCCTGCGCCAGCCCGACCGAGAGCGCCCCGACGGCGACGCGCCCGGCGTCCAGCGTCCTGAGGAACTGCCGGAAGCCGTTCCCCCGCTCGCCTAGAGTGTTCGACTCGGGGACGCGCACGTCCCGGAAGTAGAGCTGGCGCTGGTCGGAGGCCCGCCAGCCGGTCTTCTCGTAGCCGGGACCTCGGGTGAAGCCCTCCCTCTCCTGCTCGATGATGATGGCGGTAAGCTCCGGCTTTCCGTTCTCGCGCTCGCCCGTCTTCGCTATCGCGGTAACGCCCCCGGTAATGTCGGTGCCGCCGTTCGTGATCCACTTCTTCTCGCCGTTTATCACCCACTCGCCGCCGTCGAGCTCGGCGGTCGTCTCGGTCCCTCCGGCGTCGGTCCCGGCGTTCGGCTCGGTGAGGCCGAAGGCCCAGAGCTTTCTGCCGCCCTGGACTATCTCCCCGAGGTAGTGCTCCTTCTGCTCGGGCGTGCCGAAGTCAACGATCGGGGCGCAACCGAGGGAGACGTGGGCCTCCATCGTTATGCCGACGGAGGTGTCGGCGCGGCAGATCTCCTCCAGCGCGAGGTTGTAGCCGACAAAGTCGCCGCCCGAGCCGCCGTACTCCTCGGGGATTGTAAGCCCCATCAACCCGAGGTCGCACATCTTGCGGACGATCTCGTACGGGAACTTCTGCTCCCGGTCGAGCTTCGCGGCTACGGGTGAGATCTCCCCCTCCGCAAACTCCCTCGCAAGCTCGCGCCACCGGCGCTGTTCGTCCGTGTAGTCGAAGTTCATCCCGCCTCCTCACGCTCGAAAACGGTCCCCGGTCACATTCCCTGCAAGGGACTATAGCAACTGCCGGAGCCGGCCGAGCCGCGGGTTTGTCCGCTCCCGTGTCCGGGTAGAGGTGCCGGGCTCACAGACGGAACTACCGGAGGCAACCATGGACCTGAAGGGCATGTCACAGGAGGACAAGGAAAAGTACCTCGGCCGGGCCGAGTACCCCGCGGACCGCGACGCCGTGCTAAAGACCGCCGAGTCGAGCGACGCCCCGCCGGAGCTGCTCGAAGGCATCCGCTCCCTGCCGGAGAACGACAGGTTCAGCGGACCTCAGGACGTCTTTGCCGCGATCACGGGCCTACCCCGCGTAAGAACCCCGAAGTAGAAGCGCAAAACAGAGCAAGGAGAGAGGCCGCCCGAGAAGGAAGGCGGCCTCTCTCTTTCAGAACGGCTCTCCAAGGACGCGCTACACGACGGTCCTGTAGCCGACAAGGTTCTCGGCCGGGATCGGGTCGTAGCGGACGGTGGTACCCGGATACGGAGCGTTGATCATCTGCCCGTCGCCCGTAGCTATCCCGACGTGGCCGATGCCGCCGCCCGTGAAGTCGGCAAAGACGAGGTCCCCCGCCGCACCCGATCCGGGCGCTCCGTAGCCGAACTGCTCCGCCGCCGAGTGCGGCAGCGAGACCCCGAAGGCCGCCATCACCTGCTGCGTGAGCCCGGAGCAGTCAACCCCCGCGTAGGACGCCCCGCCGTACACGTACGGGACCCCGAGCCAGCCCTGCGCCTCGGCGACGACCGCCTCGCCCGAGCCGTAACCCGCCTCCTGCGCAAGAGCGCTCTCGGACTTCGCGCCGACAAGCGCCGCCAGAACCGCGACGACCACCGCGACGGCCACCGCCGCTCGGAAGGTCCTCGCCCCGAAAACAGACAGAACGGAAGAAACCAAAAGAAAAACACATCCTCTATCTAGCCATCACTGCGTGTGCCAAAGGCTCAGCCTTGATAAAGAGGAGCCCCCCTCCTCGTTGCACGGCGATGCAGACTACGGGCGCTTGAGGGCGAACGCAACCCGAAGGCGGCCGTTGCGTGTGAAAAAGTTAACGACCGGGCCGCGCTCAAGGAGCCGGTCGCGGCCCGGTCGCAAGGTCCAGGGGAGGCCGTTCTAGGCCGTCTCGACCTCCTCGGCTCCGCGCAGCCCGAGCTTCTCTACGGCGGCTTCGCGCAGCTTGTATTTCTGGATCTTCCCGCTCGCGGTCATCGGGTACTCCTCGACGAACTCGATGTAGCGGGGGATCTTGTAGCGGGCGATCTCCCCCTTACAGAACTCGCGGACCTCATCTTCGGTGAGCGTCTCTCCGGGGCGGACCTTTATCGCGGCGGCGACCTCCTCGCCGTACTTCTCGTCCGGGACGCCGTAGACCTGCACGTCGCTTATCTTCGGGTGCCGGTAGAGGAACTCCTCGATCTCCCTCGGGTAGACGTTCTCGCCGCCCCGGATGAGCATGTCCTTTGCGCGGCCCGTGATCCTCACGTAACCGTCTTCGTCCATTACGGCGAGGTCTCCGGTGTGCAGCCAGCCCTCGTCGTCTATGACCTCGCGGGTCTTCTCTTCCATCTTGTAGTAGCCGCGCATCACGTGGTAACCGCGCGTGCAGAGGTCGCCCTGCTCGCCCGGCCCGACGGGCTGGCCGGTATCCAGGTCCACGATCTTCACCTCGACGTCCGGGAGCGCCCTGCCTACGGTCGAGACGCGCCGATCAAGGGAGTCGTCGGTG
It contains:
- a CDS encoding DUF1330 domain-containing protein; the encoded protein is MSFYALNLFDLAPNDLYRQYSRRSVAAVEKHGGRVVALGKLAGDAEPGGVEPRRVMVLVEWPDRAAFDAFLADPENGDLHPLREGGTQNYLWWLYEGLEDLRPVFREQDVRGT
- a CDS encoding DUF2795 domain-containing protein, translated to MDLKGMSQEDKEKYLGRAEYPADRDAVLKTAESSDAPPELLEGIRSLPENDRFSGPQDVFAAITGLPRVRTPK
- a CDS encoding C40 family peptidase, which translates into the protein MVSSVLSVFGARTFRAAVAVAVVVAVLAALVGAKSESALAQEAGYGSGEAVVAEAQGWLGVPYVYGGASYAGVDCSGLTQQVMAAFGVSLPHSAAEQFGYGAPGSGAAGDLVFADFTGGGIGHVGIATGDGQMINAPYPGTTVRYDPIPAENLVGYRTVV
- the pfkA gene encoding 6-phosphofructokinase, which translates into the protein MRLAVLTSGGDAPGMNGAIRAVARTAFARGWEVLGVRNGYQGLLENDLVPLRDRAVGGILHRGGTVLGTARSPEFTKPEGQRRALGNLSAAGVEGLVVIGGEGSLTGALRLSELGLRTAGIPGTIDNDVPATDMAIGVDTALNTALEAIDRIKDTASSHQRAHVVEVMGRHCGYLALMGAIAGGAEAVLVPEFTPDPQGIVESLVRSYAKGKPHFIVVVAEGASVSAEELHEYINRTPGAFESRLTVLGHVQRGGNPLAYDRILSGRLGAAAVEALADGDSGVMVGTAGRNVARVPLSEVAGGPRPLDPQVYSLARTLAGLSPDEHAP
- a CDS encoding acyl-CoA dehydrogenase family protein, whose translation is MNFDYTDEQRRWRELAREFAEGEISPVAAKLDREQKFPYEIVRKMCDLGLMGLTIPEEYGGSGGDFVGYNLALEEICRADTSVGITMEAHVSLGCAPIVDFGTPEQKEHYLGEIVQGGRKLWAFGLTEPNAGTDAGGTETTAELDGGEWVINGEKKWITNGGTDITGGVTAIAKTGERENGKPELTAIIIEQEREGFTRGPGYEKTGWRASDQRQLYFRDVRVPESNTLGERGNGFRQFLRTLDAGRVAVGALSVGLAQACFEEALSRAKERRQFGRAISEFQGIQFKLADMAMEIELARGMVLKAAWLKDKGRPFGREASMAKVFASETAKRAADQAVQIWGGEGFMETSNVARYWRQVKINEIGEGTSEINRQIIARSLLREESGEEVKARMTAQ
- a CDS encoding class E sortase; translated protein: MPWTTETEINTTVKVAEPPRARSSKSSGSYANQATRRRGEVRHRTRYGTRGRALRENPRRRRLRVSREPVYQRRRRAALLAALAGLALVLMLLAVGLPGTGGGSGAAPVSKVEPPLLSTAPVVPGGEQVSIEPPEDKTLYLTVPKLGLYGHTVRNDGSAEALDAGAIKIPETGFPWQQNANTYISGHRVGYAGTESYYQFLDLPKLKNGDEVILEDAAGNRYTYRVFKVFAVEPTDVWVTEPLAGRDVVTLQTCTETVNDWETIGPELLESSPDTGRLIVRAERV
- a CDS encoding carboxyl transferase domain-containing protein; amino-acid sequence: MTTLSSHVDPGGESFRENAAANRALVEQLAEAIRTARLGGGEKARARHEGRGKLLVRDRIERLLDPGTAFLELSPLAAHGLYDGRVASAGIVTGVGRVAGREVVVVANDATVKGGTYYPMTVKKHLRAQEVAEQNALPCVYLVDSGGAFLPLQDEVFPDRDHFGRIFYNQARMSAKGIPQVAAVMGSCTAGGAYVPAMSDEVVIVREQGTIFLGGPPLVKAATGEVVSAEDLGGADVHTRLSGVADHLAEDDEHALALVRQIVSNLNRPKQVPWEVRDPEEPLYDPAELHGVVPHDYRTGYDVREVIARVVDGSRLDEFKARFGETLVCGFARVFGHPVGVIANNGILFSESAQKGAHFIELCSGRGIPLVFLQNITGFMVGREYEAGGIAKDGAKLVMAVANANVPKFTVIIGGSFGAGNYGMCGRAYGPRFLWMWPNARISVMGGSQAANVLLTVQEDNLKREGKELTEREREEFRRPILEKYEAEGNPYHSTARLWDDGVIDPADTRMTLALGLSAAANAPLEETRFGVFRM
- a CDS encoding cation-translocating P-type ATPase, with product MSDAVSRREKAHPAALEVEAVLEQVEVSIDEGLSPEEAKKRLEEHGPNVLESSGGESIPKILWRQINDPLIWVLIVAGLFAILLGETIDALVVYAVVIANTLIGFIQEYKAGKEIEALASFVPTETVVLRDGERQTVPASDVVPGDVLLLQSGDRVPADGRVVAARGLQTDEAALTGESLPVEKSPDPVEEGSEVADRASMVHNGSYVTGGNGTVVVTATGRKTELGRVSTMLDEAEGVETPLTKQISWVGKWIAAAILAVAVVLLAIGLVRGFPLVDAVLAAIALAVAAIPEGLPAVITITLAIGVRHMASRQAVIRHLPAAETLGSSTVVCSDKTGTLTRNEMTVRQLWTSAGSRYEVSGTGYRPEGEFSRSDETVEEAPEDLRELLLAGVLCNDSGLKEEDGEWRVTGDPTEGALLVAARKLGLTLKEANAEHPRRDSIPFESERQYMATLNDAADGDGRVIYLKGAPEVVLERCDRLAGGGELDRDAVLARMESFADEGQRVLAFARRFESGDTERLEEDDVGGGFELLGLAGMIDPPRDEAIEAVAACHRAGISVKMITGDHKATAAAIGRQLGLVDERNGAALTGREISRLSDEELGEAVATTNVFARVAPEHKLRLLKTLQARGEVAAMTGDGVNDAPALKQADIGVAMGITGTDVSKEAADVVLTDDNFSSIQAAVEEGRRVYDNLRKALAFLLPTNVGQALIILIGVMFFPVVGGEALLPMQPTQVLWVNLVVAVALALPLAFEVLEPGTMERPPRDPNASILDWMIFLRTLMVGVLMAVGGVGLFLFEYGVQGGGLEGAQTMAVTAIIFYQIFYLIECRSLRGSVFEVGLFTNKWVFVGIGALLLLQLGFVYLPFMNTLFHTAPLGLTEWLLAALVGLIVFPFVSLEKWLRRRREKNRSVRQERRDLPAAR